CCGGAGCCGTTTTGGCCCTTGCCGTCTCCATTGGCGGCGTGATAGCTGTGAAGTATTGAGAAATTGGAGACCCATGGTGAATAAGCCGCTGATCATAGCCCACAGAGGCGCCTCAGCCTACGCCCACGAGAATACAATCAAAGCCTTCAGGGTTGCCATTGAGATGCAGGCCGACATGATCGAGCTGGATGTCCACAGGACCGCCGACGGGGTTCTCATTATCCACCATGACAGGATGTTCAAAGGGAAATTACTCAGAAATCTGACCGCGGAAGAGATCTTCGCGGCGGCCGTGGATGATGGGTATCTTATCCCCACCCTGGAGGAGACGGTTCAATACCTGGGCGGCAGAATCCGGCTGAATATTGAGCTGAAGGAAGACGGATACGAAGATCAGGTTGTGGAAAAGGCCATGGAGCATTTCAAGCCGGACAACGTGATTTTCTCCTCTTCCATCGATTCGGCGGTAAGGACTATAAAGAAAAGTTTTCCTGCAGTTGCCACAGGCCTGGTGTTGGGGAGCAGGCCTTTAAGAGGGCTTCCCCGATCACTCTTTCCCGAGAAAAGGGTCCATGACACGGGGGTGGATTTTCTCGCCGTGGACCAGAGGCTTCTGAAATTCGGTTTTTTACGAACGGCCCGGCGGCTTGACATGCCGATTTACGTCTGGACCGCCAACGACCGTAAGATCATCAGGGGCCTGGTTGCGGAGGAGCGGGTATCCGGAATTTTCACTGACAGACCGGACCTGGGACTGTTCCTCCGGGAAGCGCACCTTCGCGCAAAGTGATTTTAGCCCAATCTTCGCCTCTTGCCCATGGCCCCTCCCACCTTACAGGGCAGGGTCTCCTTGACATCCCAACGCCGGTGTTTTACTGTCAATCGTACAGGCTAAGGGAAGACGGTTAGAAGCCGTCGCGGACCCGCCGCTGTAACCGGGGACGAAAGCCGCATCAAAGCCACTGATTCTGCGAAGCAAAATCACCCTGAGAGAGCAGCACTTCGAAAGGTGATCCTGGTTTTGCATCGGGAAGGCGCGGCGAGTAGGGTAATCCGGAAGCCAGAAGACCTGCCTGTGGAATGAAGCGAACGGAACCCTCGCGGCCGGGGTCTGACCGCAGCCAGAGACGGATGAAAAACGGCATCCCGGATCTCAATGAAGAGGTCCGGGGTTTTTTTGTCTCTGTGTGAAGATGACATGACATGGCCGGACAAGGAGCGACGAAATGAGGATAACTGCGCTGATCATGGGTGTCCTGGCCATGGTACTTTCTAATCCAACTTACCTTTGGGCAGGGACCGGCGAGGAAGACGTTCAGGAGGTCGTGGTAACAGCCACCCGCATTGAGACTCCCCTGGAGAAGATCGCAAGTTCGATGACGGTCATCACCGCCGAGGATATCCAGCGAAAAGGAGCCGAAACCGTTCTGGAGGCCCTTGAAGGGGTGCCGGGAATAAAAATCAACATCAACGGTGGTGTGGGACAGACAGCCACGGTTTTCATCAGGGGAGCAAGATCGGGGCATACCCTGGTCCTCATTGATGGTGTGGAGGTCAACGATCCCATCTCTACGGGGCGGATCTTCAACTTCGCTAATTTGACGACGGACAACATCGAGAGGATCGAGGTGTTGCGCGGTCCGCAAAGCCCCCTATATGGCTCCGATGCGATAGGCGGCGTCATAAACATCATCACCAGGAAGGGCAAGGGAAAACCCCATATTGCGATAGCAGGGGAGGCAGGCTCGTTTGGGACTTACCGGGGGTACATCGATGTCAGCGGGGCGACGGGGATGAGAGACTATTCCCTTTCCCTTTCACACTTCGACACGGGAGGAATATCCGCCGCCGACGAGGATGACGGGAATTTGGAGAAGGACGGCTACACGAATACCACCTGGTCGGGGAGGATCGGCATTGTGCCTTCCGA
This region of Deltaproteobacteria bacterium genomic DNA includes:
- a CDS encoding glycerophosphodiester phosphodiesterase — its product is MVNKPLIIAHRGASAYAHENTIKAFRVAIEMQADMIELDVHRTADGVLIIHHDRMFKGKLLRNLTAEEIFAAAVDDGYLIPTLEETVQYLGGRIRLNIELKEDGYEDQVVEKAMEHFKPDNVIFSSSIDSAVRTIKKSFPAVATGLVLGSRPLRGLPRSLFPEKRVHDTGVDFLAVDQRLLKFGFLRTARRLDMPIYVWTANDRKIIRGLVAEERVSGIFTDRPDLGLFLREAHLRAK